In Hemicordylus capensis ecotype Gifberg chromosome 4, rHemCap1.1.pri, whole genome shotgun sequence, the genomic window atttttatataaaatcCTTAGGTTCTCTGCAACTTCCAGATAATTCCATGCATTTTTAGCAAAATACTATAGAAGTAAATTGCTCAGGGACATGCAGCCCACTGACAGAACAAGTCATAATGTATCAGGTGTAATATATTAAGCGGACATCCACCCAGCAGCTTACACTTATTCTGGTGTCCATCTTCCCCCACCCATATTCCACCCTGATCCTGGCTCACCGGAGCTCTTTTGAAGCACCCAGGCTTGGCCGTGGTCGAAACTGTCAGCTTCAAGTCTTCATCCACAATGTCCAATGCAAGAGATTTCCTGACCTTCTTGATGGGACTCCTGTGCAACTGGAAAGAAAAGAGAAGCAGAATATTTAGGTCAACAGTAGAGCAACTAACAAGAAGCAAAAGCTAAAGGCAAGAATCTGGGGAGCAAGCTGCATCTTCTACTATTGCAAAAGACAGACAGGCACTGTGAATacgaatacaacgaatatttgtatataccacttttcaacaaaagttcccaaagcagtttacatagatataaggaaacaaacaaaacggctccctgtccccaaagagctcacaatctaaaaaagaaacataagatagacaccagcaacagccattggagggatgctgtgctggggatggagcgggccagttgctctccacctgctcaataaagagaatcaccacttttaaaaggtgcctctttgctcagttagcaggggggttAAAGCGTAACCACCTGGGTGCCAACAGAGAATGCAAGATGTACACTTGTAACTGTTGTCAATAAGGCTTGTACTATGCCAGTGCTATGCAAAAGAAGCTACTAAGGCTGTGCCATTGACATGTGCCACCTCTGCAGTGTAAGTATACAGGCTGGCACCACACACCATTGGCTGCTGCAACATGGAGGAAGCACAAAGGTCAACCAATCCTGCTAGAACAAAATGAggtgtcccaaaagggctcacaatctaaatacaCACACATGAGATGCTGATatcagccactgggaaggatgttATGCTGGACTATTTGGGGGCAGTTGGTCTCCACCTCCTAAATATAAAGTAGCTGCCAATTCAAAGAGGTgctttttgcccagttaacatTAGCAGGGAAAGAGGGCTCCAGTTGTCCTGAATTTCTGCAGCACCAGGAATTGTCTCTCATCCAACCTGGTCTTGCACATTTCAAAAGGTCACAAGAAGCAGAAAAAACACAAGATAATGTATATCACAGCAGTGCTAGAACTGAGACACTTACGCCTTGttttctcttctgcttctctgGCTTCACATCGTCTTCTATGATCAGCTCAATACCAGCCTCAGTCCGTAGTACCTCCTTCAAATCCTCTTCCAGGTTAGGAGTTTGTGGCTGGTGTTATTGACATAGGAGAAAACATACATGATGTGGTTAGTAACAGAGCACAGAGTAACTTCTAAGCCGTGGATCAGTAGCTTGGTGTGAGATTTAGGTCCttaaatacacatgcacacacatgtgtacacacaaccTATGCACACACAACCTATGAAGCACTCATTGTTTCCATTTGATGGTGGTGTGGAAGGGAGGGCTTAACCCTTTCTCTACAGGCCATTTCCCCCATTAAAATCATTTCCTTAGCTGCTTTTCTACTCAATTGAGAGGGGAGGAAATACAGATACTTATCTTTTACCATAGTACATGTTCAGGCTGTTACATGTGCAAGTGTATTCCTCACCACTAACAGAGTTCCTCCAGAGACAAAATCCCATAGCTGCCCTTGGCAaagaaatgtggggtggggggggggcagatgagTTTCCCCCAAAGACTTTGGGGAGGCGAGGGGGTCACGAAGCTAGACACTACTTGGCACTTCCCATGAGTCAGAACcaccatgatttttaaaaggattctCTTCCCGTGTGCCAAAACATATACTGATGTCTGTGTGGACTCTTTGGGTCCATTCCTTGAGAAGAATAAAGGGGAAGACACCACTGGAAGCACAACAGAACATAACCTAAAGAGGAGCCAGGAGACAGCCAAATACATACCAAAGGTCTCATTGGTCCATACTTCTCCAGTGCATTTTTGAAAGGGGTGGGTGTATGAGGTGTGTTGTCTGCTAGATATTTTTGATTAGGTGTTGCAAATCTGAAAGCACAGAAGAGGGCAGGGGATTGTCAGTTCAAGGGGACAGTCAGACAAAAACCACATAGAAGCAAGTATTTGTGGCCTACTCCTGAGGAGTAAACCAATGAACGTAGCCTGTTAAAAAGAGTTCTGGTTTTCAGTGAGCGAGGCCTACATTTGAGTCCTTTCCTAAGCTCATTAGGTGACCTTTAGGCAGTCATTACTGTCCTACCTAGGCATGCAGGGGTTTTGCTAGGGGACAAACAAGATGTGACTTTAAACATGTTGTCTGGCCCTTCAGGGTTTCATGAGGGAAGGGGTTTGGTAAACAGCAGCTGCACAGAGGCGACTGACCTGGATTGAGACCATGGCCTGAAGCAGGGAATCACCAgccaaataaaggtaaagtgtgccattgagtcagtgtcgactcctggtgcccacagagccctgtggttttctttggtagaatacaggaggggtttaccattgccatctcccgcgcagtgtgagctgatgcctttcagcatcttcttatattgctgctgcccgatttaggtgtttcccatagtctgggaaacataccagaggggattcaaaccagcaatttctggcttgataatcaagtcatttccctgctgcaccattagttggCAAATAACGTGTTTAAAaatcatatctagtttggccccaagGAAAACAAAGGtgcgactacaactcccatcatccccagtcacagtggcaaagaccactgtggctggggatgatgggagttgcactcCCACAATGTCtaggggacccaaggttgagaacccctgcagtagtTCACTTGGAAGACTTGGGGAAAGTTattgtaaacaaacaaaataataaacagAACCAAAAAAAGCCTAGCCTCTCTTTACTTTTGCAAGAGACTTCTGCTGGTGTGCATGATTGTATCTGGCTGCAGCGTGTTGATTTGTTTCCGTACTGAAGCTCAAACATATCCTTCAGGTCAGGGCTGGCCTTCCACTTACCCCCACCACACCcctgttatttattattagaatTTCATCCccgcctttttaaaaatataatcaaggtggcttacaaaaacacacaatttttaaaagttgtgatctATATAAAGCATAAAACCACACAaatcacactttttaaaagcagcaacaaTATCTTTTTGAAAACAATAATCCTCTGCTTGACATATCCAGTGCTTTCAGCGTGATCTGCTGGAGCCAGGCACCACTCTTTTGGGAGGCTATTCCAGATTTGGGGCACCACAACTGAAAAAGGTCCTCTCTCTGGTGCCCACCTGCCATACAACAAAGTCAGAGAGACTCAGAGAAGGGCCTCAGAAGGGGAACAAAGGTCTTAGGCAGGCTCTCTTTAGCTTTTAACTAGTGATTCTGTACTCAAGAGAATATTGTGGGTTAGGGAAGCCTGAATTTGGGACTATCCTGGGAGTGACTCTGAAACCAGGTAGTGGAAGACGGGATGAGGATATCAACACCACATTATTACAGACTAGGCTTCCCTGTAGGAAACTTAGCGTGGCTGGCAGAGGGTATGGTACACTGTGGCCTCTCACCCAGGTCCACACCACCTCAGTTCCACCACAGCAGCTATGGTGTTTGTGCTCTCACCTCAATTGCTGGGCCTAGTCCTATCATAGTGAAGCCCAGGCCTGCCTGCGAGATATAAGCTGAGGCAAGAATGATGGGAAGAGAAGACTTACACAGAATTTTTCTGGAGCAATGGTGTTTTGTCTCTATGGAGCGGAGTGGTCACTATCACCTTCTGGCTGCACACTGGTGTGGAGGTTAAGGAGGGGTTCTCAAAGTCAAGAGTGTCTTGTTTGGTCCAGAAATTCAGGAACTGccaaacaaaaagaaataaaattaagacTCACCACAGATAAAGcccctgctaactcggcaaaaacccctgctaactcagcagagaggcactttttaacgtggcgattctctttatttagcagggggagagtaactggccctatccacccccagcacagtatccctccagtgactgttgctggtgtctatcttgtgtttcttttagattttgagccctttggggacagggattcatcttatttatttattatttctctgtgtaaactgccctgttagggcggtatagaaatcgaatgaagaaGTAGAAGAAGAAAGATTCAAACCAACAAGTTAGGTTAAAGTACTGTTAAATTAAGAAATTTTAGATTCAAGTATTTTTTGTGCAAAATGATGACATGGGAAGATCATAATGGCTTCCCATCACTCAACAGAAGGAAAATCTTAGTTTCATTCACTACAGGCTGAGCAGCTTTCACTGATCACATATTTGCCATGGTGATAGCTTCCCGCTCCATAGCTCCTATGGCCTGCCTTCCAACCACCTCACCCATAGTCTGCTCTTCTTGCTTGCCAAGGCATTCCAAATCCTCAACCCTTTTATAATTTACAAAAAGTTTACATAGCAATCAGGAAACGTACAGTTGCCCAGTTCCTTATGAGCAACAAAACCTATGTCAAAATAGGATATAGACTTTTGGGAGTGCTAAGTGCATCCAGGGCTAATCTAACACTACAGAGAATGTTCTCAAAATGGGCCAGTTACATTCTGATATATCCATAAAGATTCCACTAGAGACTTCATCAGCAATAAGCTATCACCTGAACAAGTCAAAATCAAAGACTTGGCCTGAAGCAGTTTTGCAGTTTATCAGAGCAATGGAACCAGAAGGCAATTTCCCATGTTATATTCAAGACACAGAAGGGCTCCCACAAATCACTCCCATAGGAAAACCATAATACAGGAAGATTAAATCTGGGCGTCTCAGCCTAATCTGTTTTGGGAGTGGCCATGTGTAATTCTTCTAAGTTATGTTGTGAGATATGGAAATGATTGAACAATGATTACCATGTCAGAAAAAGCAGGGTGAGAGGCAGACCCTGTATCCAGAAGTGTGAGTTTTCTAGAAAAATTTGAACTGGAAATTCAAACTTTTCCTCATCTGCATAATAGTTTCCCTTAGAAAAAGTTACTATGCAAAATGTCCTTATGCCCTAAATATTTACATCCATCAATTTCCCACCCCCTTCCTTTAGTGGCTTGAACTTCACTGCAATGATGTCACACTAGTTTTTCTCTGATTAGGCATTAGGACTAATTTCAAACCAAAGGCACTAAGAAGCTAATAGATCTTATGAAAATACTTCCAGCTTCCCCAATTCaggaaaagaaatgagccacTGCTCGGTCCATTTGCTGTACATAAAGTGAAACAAAAAGGTAATCAcaatttttgttttggttttgcttaTACTTGCAATCCAAGATGAAATAAggattttagttttggttttgaTTTGACCTGTGTAGCCAGCCAGGAGAATTTTGAACTTGATTTTTTATTTGGATTATTGTGGGAGTATATTTACCCACCTGGTTACAAATTAGTAAGGGTTAGATACTCTCCCACACACTTTCTATGGATAATCACCTGGAAAACATtgattacaactttgaaattgccacacatctaatattgcattggcattcATTAATGGTTACTAgtgaattttatgaaacaatgaatGCTTAGAAATGGATAATTTTGtacaagaaaataaaatctgGAGAAAATGTCCCACATCTCTGCATCTTCCCGGTACTTTTTGATTTCCGTAAATCAAATTTCCCTTGAAGAACTGGATGGAGTGCAGCCAGGAATAAATGGGTGACATCACTTGAGTATAAACAGGAAACAGGCCATAAAATAAAGTGTTATACCCAGAGATAGCTGCTGTCTCATTTTTTATGCCCATCCACACACATTGTTTCCACCTACATACCTGTGAAGGGGAGAATGGCAGTGTCTTGACAGGTGTGCTTTTGGGTGTCATGCTGTTACAGGAGTCCAGAAAGGAGAGGTTGGTGCTGGTGCCACCCTCTGTGACCGGAGAGAGGGTAattctcctcttcttctgccGCTTCAGTACAGAAGGTGGCGTACCAAAGCTCATGTCTGTGCGTGGGGAGATGGGAATGAGCTCGCCCTTGCTGCCTTTGCTGAGATCTGAAATGGTGTGTCCATCCAAACGGTATTCTGTCACATTCTGCGAGGAAGAATAAGGCTTGATGGAGGTTTGCCTATCCGGGCTGTTGCTGCCACTTGCAGATGGGTCCTCAGGCAGGTCAAACTGTGTTAGATCACACCAGCCATCTGGGTCCTGGCAAAAAACAGGAAACTTTCAGACATGATTTGGGACAAAGATAAAAAGATAGGCCAAAAATGCTACAAAGGAAAGAGATGGCAGAACAGCTCAGTACTAACAAACCTGTGTATTATATTGAATTGAGATATTACATATTGAATAGTCATGCTCAGCTCTTGAatctttatttctttaaataatCTTGGTAATCATAGCTTTGAAAGGAAATTAGAAtgctcctccatggatttgtttgCAACTATTAACTATGTGAAACCTCCATGTTTggaagcagtatacctctgaatacctgCTGCTAGGGGGAACAgaaacagcaggaggagaagaGGCTCTTCATGCCTTACTTGTGGACTTCCCAATGTGGCCCTTTTGGCCACAGAATGCTAGATTTACGACTGAGAAATAATTTCCAATTATTCTCTATATCACACATTTCTGAATACTAAGAATCACAATACAAATGCATAATAAAATTGGGGACTGCAGCTTTTGTTTTTGCCTGCTTGAGATGAACACAACAAAGCTTTCATTGCACGATACTTTTATTGTGAGGtcactgtatttacccgaatccaagacAAAAAGTTTTTCTCCAAgtctgatattagaaatcaggaattcatcttaaattcagagttctgttcTTTTCAAGTAACTGAAGGTttaaacctgtatttaacctctactttataatggggttgtcttaaattcagtcttcttcgattcgggtaaatacggggtagggatgtgcacagaaccacgaaGGTGCAGTCGATGGGGGGGAGGgttgcccttacccctcccaccactttttccccaccagcactccgtttttgtgcaaagcttctggggtggcagcgttcctgcCTCCCGCCCCTGCTCCCGTTATTATCCAGAAATACCAGAAGTAACTATTGTGCAAGCGCCCGCCactgcagggaggaatgctgccgccccaaaagctttgcCCAAAagcggagcgccggcggggggaaagcggcgggaggggtaagtgcaaacccctccacccttaaagggagacacacacaccccgcccccagcgCCAGACCGGCCCAAGTTTGAACTAGTTCaaaggcctttataatggcctccagaccggtccgtgcacatccctagtatggggAACTCACAGCATGTGCAACTAGAAACCAGCCCCTCCAAAATCTCACGGGGGCTTTAAGAAGTCAAAAACCATGCTCagttctgggggcgggggggaaatgcagtgccTTTGCTTTTGCTTTACTTTCTTTTTACATATACTGGGATAGCATTTTTACATGGTTCCACAACCGAAACCAGAACATATTACAGCTAGAGGAAAGATTCCAAGCACTAGGACAATCCCCTGAAGGTAGCACAGAGGAGCCTCTGAGGCCCAATGCAGCCCACATGTAGTCATCTCCTCCCTCTATTTGCTTGCCACATATGGAAACAAACACTCCACTGCTTACAGATTCAATCATATCCAGAGCTTCTGTAATGGATGGGACAGCAGTGGTGCACAAGTAGCTTCCCGCTTCAACCACCCACATGTACGGAGAAGAGCCTTCCTCCAGAGCACTGTCAGGCACTGTGTTTTCCGATGTTCCCTTGGCATCGTCCTCTGCCAGGCCTTCAGGGAGTTcctcagaaggcagcttctgcaAGCCAACTGGCTCTTCATCATTGACTTCCTCCTCTTTTATTTCCAGAGACTGAACAGGCCAGTTGGTTAAAAAGGTTTGCTGGGGATGACAAATGAGGATTTGTATTACTGCATgctaacaaaaacaaacacaagtcagtcagtcagtcagtcaatcgaCAAGTTGTTTGCTGTAGTCAAAGAACATCCAGGTTGCGACGGCAGGTACTAAATCATGAGGCAACGACCCAAAGTACTTGACAGAGCTAAATCAAGATGTGTTTATGTTTCATTCATACCATGGACAGAAAAATGCAAAGTTATAacaaacaattattattattatttacatttatatcccactcttcctccaaggagcccaaagtacatggttatgtttatcctcacaactgtgaggtaggtcaggctgagagctacgtgactggcccagagtcacccagtgagtttcatggctgaacggggatttgaactcgggtctccctggtccaacacTAACTACTGCACCTCACACCTTGAAACTACAAGCAAGCAGATACAGGTTAGgaattaggaggaatttcctaaccgTAAGAGCGTGAGGCAGTAGAAAGGTCTGTCTCACATGGTGGTAGGCTCTTCTTTGCCAACGGTTATCACACAGAAGTTGGGTCGCCATCCGTCAGGAATGCTGCAGTAGACTCCTGTGCCGAGCAGGGAGCTGGACTGAAGGCTTCAAAGATCCTTtctaactctaaaattctatgaagtcattctcacgaccagccctacccaggtaggagagctgtaacccgggtagggctggtcatgagaaccaccaggatcgctcTCAATCCCAGCGCTCCTCCGctgggcagggatgtgcacagaaccagcttggAGGCCCTTTGAGGTGAGGAGGctatctttaagagcgggggggggggggtgcacttgCCCTCTCccaccacatcccccccccccgctggcatccGTTTTTGTAACAGCTCaacagggcggcagtgtacctccctgccaccccactggcCGGAAGTTCCAGACGCTCCTGCGTGTGCCGGCACATGCTTAAAGAGGCATCCccgctgccttcgagcctccccgccatggttccatgcacatccctactagcgggtagcccagatttgaaacccgggctaaaagtgaggtagggcGATGCACATGCGCCTCCTACCTCACCGCCTAGTCATGTAGAAGCAAAGGCTGCCAACAGCCCAAGCTTTCCTAGAGCCAGGATGGAGGAGGGGCCTGGCAGTgagaaatcccccagtgcaccatgatCCTTG contains:
- the MYBL2 gene encoding myb-related protein B isoform X1, which encodes MSRRAHCEEQDELHCQDSDVPERRDNKCKVKWSREEDELLNSLVTQFGHDWKFLASHFPNRTEQQCQYRWLRVLNPVLVKGPWTKHEDQKVIELVKKYGTKQWTLIAKHLKGRLGKQCRERWHNHLNPEVKKSSWTEEEDRIICEAHKVLGNRWAEIAKLLPGRTDNAVKNHWNSTIKRKVDTGSFFSETKESKPLYVLVEVEGKESQPVQEAENQQTFLTNWPVQSLEIKEEEVNDEEPVGLQKLPSEELPEGLAEDDAKGTSENTVPDSALEEGSSPYMWVVEAGSYLCTTAVPSITEALDMIESDPDGWCDLTQFDLPEDPSASGSNSPDRQTSIKPYSSSQNVTEYRLDGHTISDLSKGSKGELIPISPRTDMSFGTPPSVLKRQKKRRITLSPVTEGGTSTNLSFLDSCNSMTPKSTPVKTLPFSPSQFLNFWTKQDTLDFENPSLTSTPVCSQKVIVTTPLHRDKTPLLQKNSVFATPNQKYLADNTPHTPTPFKNALEKYGPMRPLPQTPNLEEDLKEVLRTEAGIELIIEDDVKPEKQKRKQGLHRSPIKKVRKSLALDIVDEDLKLTVSTTAKPGCFKRAPSVSFLSQSLNLSLSSSKNDSSLLNRGFVHVKAEKTPSSKRIQSKYRPPALMSSAWKTVACGGSRDQQIMQDKARRVLGVLKQNHTSRTLILS
- the MYBL2 gene encoding myb-related protein B isoform X2 yields the protein MSRRAHCEEQDELHCQDSDVPERRDNKCKVKWSREEDELLNSLVTQFGHDWKFLASHFPNRTEQQCQYRWLRVLNPVLVKGPWTKHEDQKVIELVKKYGTKQWTLIAKHLKGRLGKQCRERWHNHLNPEVKKSSWTEEEDRIICEAHKVLGNRWAEIAKLLPGRTDNAVKNHWNSTIKRKVDTGSFFSETKESKPLYVLVEVEGKESQPVQEAENQQTFLTNWPVQSLEIKEEEVNDEEPVGLQKLPSEELPEGLAEDDAKGTSENTVPDSALEEGSSPYMWVVEAGSYLCTTAVPSITEALDMIESDPDGWCDLTQFDLPEDPSASGSNSPDRQTSIKPYSSSQNVTEYRLDGHTISDLSKGSKGELIPISPRTDMSFGTPPSVLKRQKKRRITLSPVTEGGTSTNLSFLDSCNSMTPKSTPVKTLPFSPSQFLNFWTKQDTLDFENPSLTSTPVCSQKVIVTTPLHRDKTPLLQKNSVFATPNQKYLADNTPHTPTPFKNALEKYGPMRPLPQTPNLEEDLKEVLRTEAGIELIIEDDVKPEKQKRKQGLHRSPIKKVRKSLALDIVDEDLKLTVSTTAKPGCFKRAPMSSAWKTVACGGSRDQQIMQDKARRVLGVLKQNHTSRTLILS